One Streptomyces sp. CG4 genomic window, CGGGCCAGATGGCGGCCAGCAGCCAGCGCTTCAGCGTGCTCCTGGTCGCCCAGGACGCCCACGGCAAGACGGTGTACGGCAACTCGGGCGGCATCAACGGCTTCTCGCTGGAGGACGTGCCGAAGTCGCTGCGCAAGGCCGTGAACAAGCAGCAGGCGGTGTCCGACACCAACAAGGACCCGTACCACCTGTACTGGCAGCGGGTCGTGGAGCACGGCACGCCGTATCTGGTGGCCGGTTCGAAGGTGATCGGCGGCGGTCCGACCGGCTACATGGCCAAGTCCCTGGAGCCGGAGGCGAAGGACCTCGACTCGCTGGCCTGGTCGCTGGGCATCGCCACCGGGCTCGCGCTGATCGGCGCCGCGCTGCTCGCGCAGGCCGCCGCCACGACCGTACTGAAGCCGGTGCACCGGCTGGGCGTCGCCGCCCGTCGGCTCGGCGAGGGCAGGCTGGACACCCGGCTGCGGGTGTCCGGCACGGACGAACTCGCCGACCTCTCCCGGACGTTCAACAACGCGGCCGAGGCGCTGGAGCAGCGGGTCGCCGAGATGGCCGCGCGGGACGAGGCGTCCCGCCGCTTCGTGGCGGACATGAGCCATGAGCTGCGCACCCCGCTGACGGCGATCACCGCGGTGACGGAGGTGCTGGAGGAGGAGCTGGAGGCGGAGTCGGGGTCGATGGACCCGATGATCGAGCCCGCCGTCCGGCTGGTCGTCAGCGAGACGCGCCGCCTCAACGACCTCGTCGAGAACCTGATGGAGGTCACCCGCTTCGACGCGGGCACCGCCCGGCTGGTCCTGGACGACGTCGACGTCGCCGACCAGATCACCGCCTGCATCGACGCCCGCGCGTGGCTGGACGCGGTCGAGCTGGACGCCGAACGCGGCATCCACGCCCGCCTCGATCCGCGCCGCCTGGACGTCATCCTCGCCAACCTGATCGGCAACGCGCTCAAGCACGGCGGGTCGCCGGTGCGGGTGTCGGTGCGCGTGTCCGACGCGGAGGACGCCGACATGGTGATCCAGGTCCGCGACCACGGCCCCGGCATCCCCGAGGACGTCCTCCCCCACGTCTTCGACCGCTTCTACAAGGCGAGCGCCTCCCGCCCGCGCTCCGAGGGCAGCGGCCTGGGCCTGTCCATCGCCATGGAGAACGCCCACATCCACGGCGGCGAGATCACCGCCGCCAACTCGCCCGACGGCGGCGCGGTGTTCACCCTGCGGCTGCCGCGGGACGCCTCCCGGCTGACGGAGGAGCCGGACGACGGCGAGAACGGCGGGAACGGGAACGGCGGGAACGGCGGCAAGGGCGCCGCAGGAAATCCAGCGGCTCCAGGAGACGCAGGCAACGCAGGCAACGCAGGAAATTCGGGAAGCTCGGGATGTTCAGGGAAGGAGGGGTCGTGACCGTACGACGCATGCTGGCGCTGCCCCTCCTGGGCCTGCTGCTCAGCGGCTGCGGCATCCGCTCCACGCAGGTGCCGACCGACTTCGGCGCCGCGCCCTCGCGGGTGCCGTGCTCGCTGGCCGGACCGGAGCGGTCCGCCCAGGGCACGCAGGGCGTCCCCGTGCAGGTCTTCCTGCTCTGCGGGGCGTCCCTGGTGGCCGTCGACCGGACGGTACGCGTCCCGGTGGGCACCCCGGACGCCCGGCGCCGGGTGATCGTGGCGCAGGGCCTGCTGGACCAGCTCGCGGCGTCCCCGTCGCCCGCGGAGCGCTCCGCGGGCTATACGACCTATGTGCCGGGCGCGCTGAGCGTGACCGGACCGCACCCCAGGGACCCCGAGGACGCGCTCCGCCTGAGCACGGCCCCGTCCCGTCTCACCTCCTACGCCCTCGCCCAGCTGGTCTGCACCCTGTCCGACTCGGCGGCCACGGAAGGCGACGGCTCGGTCATCCTGGGCGGCCCCGACACCGGGCCCCTCCACCGCTACGAATGCACCACGGACGTCCGCGACCGCCCGGGCACCAACGCGCCGCCCACCAGCGGGGTCGCGGGCAGGTAGCAGGGGTCCCGGGCCGACGGCACGGCAGCTCCCGAAGGGGCGCGGGACTGTATCGACGCGGGCTGTATCAATATGCGGCTCCGCCGCATGGGCACGACCAGCGGGTGCCCAAGAAGCGCAGGCTCCCCCGGAACCGCCAAGGCCCGGCGCCGCGTCTTGGGTGGCGTGCAGCGTCAAGGCTCCATCGGCGGCAGCGCCGCGATCCGCATCCGGGCGACCGGCGGCATCCTCCTCGCCGCCCATCTCGCCCTCGTCGCCTGGCTGATGCTGCGCCCTCTGGACGTGCCCTGGGTGACACCGCCCAACGTGCACCCCCTGGCCGGCATCCGCGCCGACCTGGCCCTGGGCTGGCCGCAGGCCGCCCGGCCCCTCGGCGAGGGCCTCGCCCTGCTCGCCCCGCTGGGCGTGCTGCTGCCGATGGCCCACGGCAGGCTCGACGTCTCCCCGCTCGCCTCCCTGATCCGTACGACCGCCGCCGGCGCCCTGATCTCCGCCGGTATCGCCCTGCTGCAGACCGGCGTACCCGGCAGGGTGGTCGACGTCGACTCGCTGCTGCTCAACACCGCCGGCGTGCTCCTGGCCCACCTGCTCGTCGTGCCCGCGGGCCGCGCCCGGCTGCGCAGGCGGCGGGAGCCGGGCGACGACGCCGAGGCCCGGCCCGGCACCGTCCAGGAGGAGCTGTCTCAGGGGCGCACCCCGACGATTCCCAGGGTCGGAATAGCTCCGTAGAGTGACGCTTCGCCCGGTTCGTCTCCGTATCGTCGAAAGCAGCTGAAGGACAGCGAATCGACGACCACGGAGGAGCCGTCATGACCGCCCTTGCCCGTCCCACCCACGGCCGCATGATCGGTGGAGTGTGCGCAGCGCTGGCCCGGCGCTTCGGCACCTCCGCGACGACGATGCGGGTGATCTTCCTGCTGTCCTGCCTGCTGCCCGGCCCGCAGTTCCTGCTCTACATAGCGCTGTGGATCCTGCTGCCGGCCGAGGACAAGACCCGCACCGCCTGGTGACCGCTCTGCGCACTACGCCGTCGGGGCGCTCCCGGACCGGACCGGAGCGCCCCGACGGCGTAGTGCGGCAGGCGGTGGACGTCAGCCGAGCGTGACCCCCTTCGGCAGCCCTGGCGTGGGCAGCCCCTGCGTCGGCAAGCCCTGCGCGGGCAGGCTCGGCGCCTGCAGTCCGCCGATGCGGCTGTGGAGCGGCGCGGTCGGCCCGCCCTGCAGCGCGTTCTCGACGGCCGGCCGCGTGGCGGCCACCCCGGCGCCCAGGGCGTCCTGGCCACGGCTGAGGGCGTCCTGCCCACGGGTCAGGGCGCCGGCGGTGCCCGGCTGAGCCGTGGCTACGTTCTCGCCCGGCAGAGTCTGGGTGACGGTGTCCAGCGCCGGGGGGGTCGCGTCCGGGACGGCCGTGGCCGCGCCCGCCGCGCCCGCGCCGAGGGCGGCGAAGGCGGCACCGAGAGCGGCGACACCGAGAGTCCTGACAGCGGAGTGCTTCATGGTAAATGCATCCTTGAAACGAGGGGGCGGGGGAACAAAAACGATGAATGGTCCTCGACCGTAAACACGGCCGAACACTCGCCGCAAACACCGAAATGCGGACGGGTTGTGAACGCGCTGTTCACAACCCGAGCCCCCTCGCACCGCCCCTATCTCTCAGTCCCGCCAGATGCCCTGGTGGAGGCCGTCTACTGAAACAGCCATTCGGATTTCAGCTCCGCATATCCGGGTTTGACGACGTCATTAATCATCGCCAGCCGTTCATCGAAAGGAATGAACGCCGATTTCATGGCATTGACGGAGAACCACTGCAGATCCTCGAGCGTGTAACCGAAGGCGTCGACGAGATGCGCGAATTCCTGGCTCATGCTCGTGTGCGACATCAACCGGTTGTCGGTGTTCACGGTGGCCCGGAAGTGCAGCCGGCGCAGCAGCCCGATCGGGTGCTCGGCGTACGAGGGCGCGGCCCCGGTCTGCAGGTTGGAGCTGGGGCACAGCTCCAGCGGGATCCGCTTGTCACGGACGTACGACGCCAGGCGGCCGAGCCGCACCGAGCCGTCCTCGCGGACCTCGATGTCGTCGATGATCCGCACACCGTGCCCGAGCCGGTCGGTGCCGCACCACTGCAGCGCCTGCCAGATGGACGGCAGCCCGAAGGCCTCTCCGGCGTGGATGGTGAAGTGGTTGTTCTCGCGCTTGAGGTACTCGAAGGCGTCCAGGTGCCGGGTGGGCGGGTAGCCGGCCTCGGCGCCGGCGATGTCGAAGCCGACGACGCCGGCGTCCCGGTAGCGGTTGGCGAGTTCGGCGATCTCCAGGGAGCGGGCCGCGTGCCGCATGGCGGTCAGCAGGGCACCGACCCGGATACGACGGCCGTTCTCCCGGGCGAGCCGCTCGCCCTGCCGGAACCCTTCGTTGACGGCCTCGACCACCTCCTCCAGGGTCAGCCCGCCCTCCAGATGCTGCTCGGGGGCGTAGCGCACCTCGGCGTAGACGACCCCGTCCTCGGCGAGGTCCTCGGCGCACTCCCGGGCGACGCGGACGAGCGCCTCCCGGGTCTGCATCACGCCGACGGTGTGTGTGAAGGTCTCCAGATAGCGTTCCAGCGAGCCGGAGTCGGCGGCCTCGCGGAACCAGATGCCCAGCTTGTCCGGATCGGCCTCGGGAAGCTCCGAGTAGCCGGATTCCCGGGCGAGTTCGACGACGGTTCCGGGGCGGAGCCCGCCATCGAGATGATCGTGCAGCAGAACCTTGGGTGCGCGGCGGATCTGGTCCGGCGTCGGAACGTGCGCCGGGACACTCGCCGAGACGGTCCCGGTCGGTGCGGTCTCGCTCGTCATCTCCGCACTGTAACGCCTACGCGCGTAGAGGGCCCGGTGAACGCGTCGGCTCGTTCACAGCACTTTTCCGGCGCTTTCCCGTCGATACGCAACGGTGACCGCATGTACGGGTTTCGTACACCGCCCCTTCTGACACTGTTCTGTCATGGGACAGCAAGCGACACCGGTCCGCACGGCCGGGCTGGGGAAGGCGGTCGGCCCGGCGCCGACGGCGGTGAGCGGAGCGGTCCTGCTGCTCCCCGGCGGGGAGGAGGTCTCCGCCCGCAAGCCGTCCCCCGTATGGGCGACGATCACGCTGCGCTCGCTGAGCCGCCGGCTCGCTCGCGCCGGGCGGGCCGAGGGGCTGGCCGTCCATACCGTCCACTACCGGTACCGCGGCTGGAACGGCAGCGAGGCCCACCTGGCGGCGGACGCGGAGTGGGCCGCCGACGAGGTCGTACGACGGTACGGCGACGTCCCCGTATGCCTCGTCGGAGTGGACATGGGCGGACGGGCGGCACTGCGGGCCGGCGGGCACGAAGCCGTCAACTCGGTCGTGGCGCTTGCCCCTTGGCTCCCGGAGGACGATGTGGCCGCGCCCGCCGAGCCGGTGCGGCAGCTGGCCGGGCGCCGGGTGCTGATCGTGCACGGCACGAACGACGAACGGACCGACCCCGAGCTGTCGTTCCGCTACGCGGCGCGGGCGAAGAAGGCGAACCGGGAGGTGTGCCGGTTCGAAGTGCACTCCGACGGACACGGGTTCAACGGGCATCGGGATGAAGTCGCCCATCTGGCCGTCGACTTCATGATGGGGGCGCTGTTCGGGCACCATGTGTCGCGGCCTGTCGAGGATGCGCTGGCGGCTCCGCCGCCCATCGGGCTTCGGATGCCGCTGGCTGTGGGATTCGGCCGGTCTTTGCGGTGGTAGGGCCCGGGGATGTCGTCTTCGCCCCTCAGGTGGGCAGCAGGTTGCCCCTCAGGTGGGCAGCAAGTTGCCCCTTCTTGACAGCAGGAACTTCTTGAAGGCCGCCACCGGGGGTGTGTCCGGGCGGCCCGCCAGCCAGGCGACACCCACCTCCCGGACCGCCCTCGGGGCTGTCACCGTCAGTTCCACCACCCCCGGCCGCGGGACCGTGGGCGGGGGCAGGAGGGCGACCCCCAGGCCCGCCGCCACCAGGCCCCGCAGGGTCTCGGCCTCCTCGCCCTCGAAGGCGACTCGCGGGCGGAAGCCGGCCTCTCGGCACAGGGCGTCGAAGATCCGGCGGAGGCCGTAACCGGGTTCCAGGGTGACGAAGGTTTCCTCGGCCGCCTCGGCGAGGCGGATGCGGCGACGGGCGGCCAGGCGGTGGTCGGCGGGGACGACCAGGCGGAGTTTCTGCTCGTCGAGGCGGCGCGCGACCAGGTCGGGGGCGTCGGGCACCGGCGAGGTCAGACAGAGGTCCAGCTCACCGGCGCGCAGGCGCTCCAGCATGGCCTCGCCGTAGTTCTGGACCAGGCTGAAGCGGACGCGCGGGTGGTCGGCGCGGAAGGCGTGGAGGAGGCCGGGGACGGTCTCGGCGCCCATGGTGTGCAGAAAGCCGAAGGCGACCTTGCCGGCGGCCGGGTCGGTGTCGGCGCGCACTTCTTCGACGGCCCGCTCGACCTCGGCGAGTGCGCGTTCGACTGAGGTGAGGAAGGTGCGCCCCGCGGGGGTCAGCGAGACCGTACGGCCGTGCCGGGCGAACAGGTCGACGCCCAGGTCCTGCTCCAGGCGGGCCATCGCACGGGAGAGGGTGGACTGCGGGACGTTCAGCTCGTGGGCGGCCCGGGTGACGTGCTCGGTGCGGGCCACGCCGGCGAAGTAGGCGAGGCGGGGCGCGAGCACCCTCGACATCTCAGACATGTCTTCTGTGTCACTGTTCGATGACAGGCGAGCCTGTGAGCTTTGCTGATGCGCCATGGGAACGATTATGGCCAGTCCATGCATTGGACGGATGAGTGGCCCGTCCATACGGTCGAGGTATGTCTCCCGCCAGTACCGGGGCGTCCACCACCGTGGGCGCCACCCTGCCCGTCCCGTCCGTCGACGCCACCGACTCCGACACCCGTATGACCCCGGGCGGCCCCGGCTATCGCCGGATGAGCCTCGCCCTCTTCCTCGCCGGAGTCGCGACCTTCGCCCTCCTGTATTCGACCCAGGCCCTGCTCCCGCTGATCTCCGGTGAGTTCGGGGTCGCGCCGGGCGAGGCGAGCTGGACGGTGGCGGCCGCGACCGGCGGACTGGCCCTGTTCGTACTGCCGATGAGCGCCCTGTCCGAGCGCTACGGCCGCCGTACGGTGATGACGGCCTCGCTGGCCGTCGCGGTCACGGTCGGCATGCTGGTGCCGTTCGCGCCGTCGCTCGGCGCGCTGGTGGTGCTGCGGGCGGTGCAGGGCGCGGCGCTCGCCGGTCTGCCGGCCTCGGCGCAGGCCTATCTGGCCGAGGAGGTCCGGCCGAAGGCGCTGATCACGGCGATCGGCCTGTTCGTCGCGGGCAACAGCGTCGGCGGCATGAGCGGCCGGGTGATCACGGGCTGGGTGGCCCAGGAGTGGGGCTGGCGGGTCGCCGTCGGGGCGATCGGCGTGATCGCGGTCGGCTGTGCGGTGGCGTTCCGGTTGCTGCTGCCGGCTCCGCGGCACTTCACGGCGGGCTCGCTGCGGCCCCGCGTCCTGCTCGGCACGGTCCGCGACCATCTCGCGAACCCGCTGTTGCGCAGGCTGTACGCGATCGGCGCGCTGTTCATGACGGTGTTCGGCGGGGTCTACACGGTGATCGGCTACCGGCTGACCGAGGCGCCGTTCGGGCTGCCGCAGGGCATCGCGGGCTCGATCTTCCTGGTCTATCTGGTGGGCACGGTCTCCGCGTCCGTGGCGGGCCGGCTGGTGGGCCGGCTCGGCCGCCGGGGCGCGCTGTATCTGGCGGGCGGTACGACGGCGGCGGGCCTGCTGCTCTCGCTGGCTCCCGCGCTGCCGCTGGTCCTGCTGGGCCTGGTGCTGATCACGGCGGGCTTCTTCGCGGGCCACGCGGTCGCCTCCTCGGCGGTCAGCAAGACGGCCACCGAGGGCCGCGCCCAGGCCTCGGCCCTGTACCAGTCCATGTACTACATCGGCTCCAGCGCCGGCAGCATGGTCGGTGCGACGGCCTTCCACACGGAGGGCTGGAGCGGCACGGTCGGCGTGGGACTGCTGGCGGTGCTGGGCGTCGTCACCATCACGGTGTTCGGCACCCGGGCGGCCCGGGTGGCGGCCCGGAGTTCGCTGGTGGCCAACGCACACTGAGGCGCCCTCGGGGGCGCGGGCCGTATCGATGGGCGGCTTCGCCGCGTGGGTGCGGGCGACCACGCGGCGAAGCCGCGGCCGCCCGCGGACCGCACCACCCGAGTTCTCCGGCACACCACCCCTCACCTGCACTTCTACGCACTCCGGGCGCCATTGTCAGTGCCCTGCGGTAGCTTCCCAAGTGGCGCGAAGGAGCGTCACAGGACCGGCCACAGGGGTGGGTGGACGATGGGCAAGGGCACGGCGACGGCGGACCTCGACGTCGCACTGGAGAAACACCGGACCGAGCTGACCGGGTACTGCTACCGGATGCTCGGCTCCTCCTTCGAGGCCGAGGACGCGGTGCAGGACACCCTGGTACGGGCCTGGCGGAGCTACGAGAAGTTCGAGGGCCGCTCCTCGCTGCGCTCGTGGCTGTACCGGATCGCGACGAACGTGTGCCTGGACATGCTGACGGCGGGCAACAAGCGGGCGCGGCCGATGGACCTCACCGAGTCGACGCCGCTCGCCCAGGTGGCCCTGTCCCCCCGCCCGGACAACACCTGGCTGGAGCCGGTGCCGGACGCACGCGTACTGCCGTCGGTCGACGACCCGGCGGAGGCGGCGGTGGCCAAGGAGTCGATCCGGCTGGCCTTCATGGCGGCCCTGCAGCAACTGCCGCCCAAGCAGCGGGCGGTGCTGATCCTGCGCGAGGTGCTGGCCTGGAAGGCGAGCGAGGTCGCCGAGCTGCTGGGCACCTCGGTCGCCTCGGTCAACAGCGCGCTGCAGCGGGCCCGGGCCACGCTCGCGGAGCGCGCGGACACGGGTGACGAGGGCGCGGTGTCCGACCCGCTGGACGAGGAGCAGCAAAGACTCCTGGAGCGGTATGTCAAAGCCTTCGAGGGCTACGACATGACGGCGCTCACGGCGCTGCTCCACGAGGACGCCGTCATGACGATGCCGCCGTTCGACCTGTGGCTGCGCGGCCCGGGTGACATCACCGGTTTCATGACCACCCTCGGTGCCTCCTGCGCCGGTTCCCGTCTGCTGCCGGTGCAGGTCAACGGCCTGCCGGGGTTCGCGCACTACAAGCCGGACGAGGAGAAGGGCGGTTTCAGCCCCTGGGCCGTGCAGGTGCTGGAGCTGTCAGACGGCCGGATCACCGGTTTCCACTGCTTCCTCGACACCAAGCGGTGGTTCCCGCTCTTCGGCCTGCCCCTCCACCTGGAAGCGGAGCCCGACGAGGCCGAGCAGGCCGAGTAGCGCGGGATCGGGGTCCCGCAGCCGGATCCGCCCGCCACTGCGGCGGGCGGCCAGCTCCAGCCGGGCCAGGAGATCCACCACCCCCAGCCCCGGCGGCCCGACCCCGGCCACATCACACACGGCGACCCGCTCCCCGTCCCCCGCCACCCTCGTCCGCACCTGCTCACACAGCGCCGCCACCGCGTCCCGGGCGACGGGGCCGGCCGGCACGAGCACGGCGGGAGTTTCGGCATCCACGTGCGGTAGACCGACGGGGCACACCGAACTCATCGCCTCGGCAAGGGCCCGAGGTGAGGTCAGTCGACGGGGAACTCGCCGGTGTCGATCGTGACGTCGAACGGCGCCGGGAGCTTGATGGGATCGCCGAACTTCACGGCGCTGAGGACCCGGTAGACATCGCCCTTCGGTTCCCCGTAGAGGGTCGCGGTGGGGCCTCCGGGGGCCCAGCGGTCGATGAGGAGGTAGAGCGGGATCCCGGCGGTGGCGTAGGCGGCGGCCTTGCTGACGCGGTCGTGGCGGGCGTTGGACTTGGAGGTCACTTCGACGACGAGTTCGGCGAGGGCGGCGGGGACGTAGGAGTCCGTCTCCAGGTGCTCCTGCACCGGCATGACCAGCAGGTCCGGGACGAGCATGCCCAGCCGTGACGGTACGGCGATCGACAGTGTCTGGAAGATCCCCCAGTCGTCCGGAATCACGGAGTAGAGGCGACGCTGGATACGTTCCGCGATCACGTTGTGGCGGAACGCGGGAGAAGGTGACACGGTGATGATCCCCTCAATGATCTCCACCTTGCTGCCCTCGGGCCATTCCATCTCCTCCCAGTACCGGACGAGGTCGTCCCAGTTCTGGTCGGGGTCCTGGCTCACGGTGAGTGCGCTCATGGCGGTCTCCTATCGGTGCGTCACCGATCCCAGCATGCCGAAGGGGACCGGTGCGGGTCCACCGATCCCCTTCACCCGAACGAGAAACTACCTGTTCAGGCGATGCGCTCCAGCACCACCGGCGATGCCGTGAAGTCGGTGCCGGGGGCCGCGATGTCGTACGAGCCCTCCACCGACTGCAGCGCGTACTCGAAGCGCTCGGGGGTGTCGGTGTGGAGGGTGAGGAGGGGCTGGCCCTCGGTCACGGTGTCGCCCGGCTTGGCGTGCATCTCGATGCCTGCCGCCGCCTGCACCGGGTCCTCCTTGCGGGCGCGGCCGGCGCCCAGGCGCCAGGCGGCGACACCGATGTCGTAGGCGTCGAGGCGGGTCAGGACGCCGGAGGACGGGGCCTTGATCACGTGCTGTTCGCGGGACGTGGGCAGCGCCGCGTCCG contains:
- a CDS encoding ATP-binding protein; its protein translation is MTEEHGGLRGWAAGRAKSLARLRFTSLRLRLVVVFGLVALTAAVSASGIAYWLNREAVLTRAQDAVLRDFRQEMQNRAGALPEHPTQDQLQRAAGQMAASSQRFSVLLVAQDAHGKTVYGNSGGINGFSLEDVPKSLRKAVNKQQAVSDTNKDPYHLYWQRVVEHGTPYLVAGSKVIGGGPTGYMAKSLEPEAKDLDSLAWSLGIATGLALIGAALLAQAAATTVLKPVHRLGVAARRLGEGRLDTRLRVSGTDELADLSRTFNNAAEALEQRVAEMAARDEASRRFVADMSHELRTPLTAITAVTEVLEEELEAESGSMDPMIEPAVRLVVSETRRLNDLVENLMEVTRFDAGTARLVLDDVDVADQITACIDARAWLDAVELDAERGIHARLDPRRLDVILANLIGNALKHGGSPVRVSVRVSDAEDADMVIQVRDHGPGIPEDVLPHVFDRFYKASASRPRSEGSGLGLSIAMENAHIHGGEITAANSPDGGAVFTLRLPRDASRLTEEPDDGENGGNGNGGNGGKGAAGNPAAPGDAGNAGNAGNSGSSGCSGKEGS
- a CDS encoding VanZ family protein produces the protein MQRQGSIGGSAAIRIRATGGILLAAHLALVAWLMLRPLDVPWVTPPNVHPLAGIRADLALGWPQAARPLGEGLALLAPLGVLLPMAHGRLDVSPLASLIRTTAAGALISAGIALLQTGVPGRVVDVDSLLLNTAGVLLAHLLVVPAGRARLRRRREPGDDAEARPGTVQEELSQGRTPTIPRVGIAP
- a CDS encoding PspC domain-containing protein produces the protein MTALARPTHGRMIGGVCAALARRFGTSATTMRVIFLLSCLLPGPQFLLYIALWILLPAEDKTRTAW
- a CDS encoding ATP-binding protein; translated protein: MKHSAVRTLGVAALGAAFAALGAGAAGAATAVPDATPPALDTVTQTLPGENVATAQPGTAGALTRGQDALSRGQDALGAGVAATRPAVENALQGGPTAPLHSRIGGLQAPSLPAQGLPTQGLPTPGLPKGVTLG
- a CDS encoding adenosine deaminase, translating into MTSETAPTGTVSASVPAHVPTPDQIRRAPKVLLHDHLDGGLRPGTVVELARESGYSELPEADPDKLGIWFREAADSGSLERYLETFTHTVGVMQTREALVRVARECAEDLAEDGVVYAEVRYAPEQHLEGGLTLEEVVEAVNEGFRQGERLARENGRRIRVGALLTAMRHAARSLEIAELANRYRDAGVVGFDIAGAEAGYPPTRHLDAFEYLKRENNHFTIHAGEAFGLPSIWQALQWCGTDRLGHGVRIIDDIEVREDGSVRLGRLASYVRDKRIPLELCPSSNLQTGAAPSYAEHPIGLLRRLHFRATVNTDNRLMSHTSMSQEFAHLVDAFGYTLEDLQWFSVNAMKSAFIPFDERLAMINDVVKPGYAELKSEWLFQ
- a CDS encoding prolyl oligopeptidase family serine peptidase, with product MGQQATPVRTAGLGKAVGPAPTAVSGAVLLLPGGEEVSARKPSPVWATITLRSLSRRLARAGRAEGLAVHTVHYRYRGWNGSEAHLAADAEWAADEVVRRYGDVPVCLVGVDMGGRAALRAGGHEAVNSVVALAPWLPEDDVAAPAEPVRQLAGRRVLIVHGTNDERTDPELSFRYAARAKKANREVCRFEVHSDGHGFNGHRDEVAHLAVDFMMGALFGHHVSRPVEDALAAPPPIGLRMPLAVGFGRSLRW
- a CDS encoding LysR substrate-binding domain-containing protein, with amino-acid sequence MAHQQSSQARLSSNSDTEDMSEMSRVLAPRLAYFAGVARTEHVTRAAHELNVPQSTLSRAMARLEQDLGVDLFARHGRTVSLTPAGRTFLTSVERALAEVERAVEEVRADTDPAAGKVAFGFLHTMGAETVPGLLHAFRADHPRVRFSLVQNYGEAMLERLRAGELDLCLTSPVPDAPDLVARRLDEQKLRLVVPADHRLAARRRIRLAEAAEETFVTLEPGYGLRRIFDALCREAGFRPRVAFEGEEAETLRGLVAAGLGVALLPPPTVPRPGVVELTVTAPRAVREVGVAWLAGRPDTPPVAAFKKFLLSRRGNLLPT
- a CDS encoding MFS transporter; translation: MSPASTGASTTVGATLPVPSVDATDSDTRMTPGGPGYRRMSLALFLAGVATFALLYSTQALLPLISGEFGVAPGEASWTVAAATGGLALFVLPMSALSERYGRRTVMTASLAVAVTVGMLVPFAPSLGALVVLRAVQGAALAGLPASAQAYLAEEVRPKALITAIGLFVAGNSVGGMSGRVITGWVAQEWGWRVAVGAIGVIAVGCAVAFRLLLPAPRHFTAGSLRPRVLLGTVRDHLANPLLRRLYAIGALFMTVFGGVYTVIGYRLTEAPFGLPQGIAGSIFLVYLVGTVSASVAGRLVGRLGRRGALYLAGGTTAAGLLLSLAPALPLVLLGLVLITAGFFAGHAVASSAVSKTATEGRAQASALYQSMYYIGSSAGSMVGATAFHTEGWSGTVGVGLLAVLGVVTITVFGTRAARVAARSSLVANAH
- a CDS encoding sigma-70 family RNA polymerase sigma factor; translated protein: MGKGTATADLDVALEKHRTELTGYCYRMLGSSFEAEDAVQDTLVRAWRSYEKFEGRSSLRSWLYRIATNVCLDMLTAGNKRARPMDLTESTPLAQVALSPRPDNTWLEPVPDARVLPSVDDPAEAAVAKESIRLAFMAALQQLPPKQRAVLILREVLAWKASEVAELLGTSVASVNSALQRARATLAERADTGDEGAVSDPLDEEQQRLLERYVKAFEGYDMTALTALLHEDAVMTMPPFDLWLRGPGDITGFMTTLGASCAGSRLLPVQVNGLPGFAHYKPDEEKGGFSPWAVQVLELSDGRITGFHCFLDTKRWFPLFGLPLHLEAEPDEAEQAE
- a CDS encoding STAS domain-containing protein, with the protein product MSSVCPVGLPHVDAETPAVLVPAGPVARDAVAALCEQVRTRVAGDGERVAVCDVAGVGPPGLGVVDLLARLELAARRSGGRIRLRDPDPALLGLLGLVGLRFQVEGQAEEREPPLGVEEAVETGDPAV
- a CDS encoding Uma2 family endonuclease encodes the protein MSALTVSQDPDQNWDDLVRYWEEMEWPEGSKVEIIEGIITVSPSPAFRHNVIAERIQRRLYSVIPDDWGIFQTLSIAVPSRLGMLVPDLLVMPVQEHLETDSYVPAALAELVVEVTSKSNARHDRVSKAAAYATAGIPLYLLIDRWAPGGPTATLYGEPKGDVYRVLSAVKFGDPIKLPAPFDVTIDTGEFPVD